Proteins co-encoded in one Centroberyx gerrardi isolate f3 chromosome 18, fCenGer3.hap1.cur.20231027, whole genome shotgun sequence genomic window:
- the LOC139916067 gene encoding inactive serine protease 35-like: MGPKHLLCLLLCVAALGVSGVRSEDEVYSWSRLSLPVLLDRHTELLNTPTFGGQEEDEEGGGTKRLCGIECQSALPPMDQTEQERILGYETMYENGTRTQTEVTLQGFNKTSPRPPAHTPTRPRRKRQVYGMDGRFVISDLQFTTNYPFSTAVRLSTGCSGVLVSPKHVLTAAHCIHDGTDYLGGVRKLKVGVLQLKTKRGRGGRKRGGRRRGGRRGEGETGEEKRKEQMVEEGEEQNRIDGDLVRGRKGGKGRRRRGRKEGEEGAADQGNIDEVESEGGKQKRPRLNRVRRSAEPKKQPVFRWTRVKQTHIPKGWIHTESSANPVAPDYDYALLELKRPVKQKHMELGVAPSMKHLSRIHFSGYDTDKGLLDGHGDEKVVYRFCSVTKESDDLMYQHCDAQQGATGAGVYIRLRQEMGGAGRKGKWQRKVIGVFSGHRWVEVEGGEQRDFNVAVRITPPKYAQICHWIHGDPSLCKEA; this comes from the coding sequence ATGGGCCCCAAACACTTGCTgtgtctgctgctctgtgtggcTGCCCTGGGAGTTTCTGGGGTCCGCAGTGAGGATGAAGTGTACAGCTGGTCCAGGCTGAGCCTCCCAGTGCTactggacagacacacagagctttTAAACACCCCTACGTTCGGAGGgcaggaagaggatgaggagggaggaggaacaaAGAGACTGTGTGGGATTGAGTGTCAAAGCGCCCTACCACCTATGGACCAGACTGAGCAAGAAAGGATTCTGGGATATGAGACGATGTACGAGAATGGCACACGCACGCAGACGGAGGTCACGTTGCAGGGCTTTAACAAGACGTCTCCGCGTCCGCCTGCCCACACACCAACACGCCCCCGCAGGAAACGCCAAGTTTACGGTATGGATGGACGCTTTGTGATCTCTGACTTGCAGTTCACCACCAACTACCCGTTCTCTACTGCAGTCCGCCTCTCCACAGGCTGCTCCGGAGTCCTGGTATCCCCAAAACATGTGCTAACGGCAGCCCACTGCATCCACGATGGAACGGACTACCTAGGAGGCGTCAGAAAGCTTAAAGTGGGGGTGCTACAGCTCAAGActaaaagaggaagagggggaaggaagagaggagggcggcggagaggtgggaggagaggagagggggagacaggtgaggagaaaagaaaggaacagatggtggaggaaggtgaggagcagaatagaatagatggaGATctggtgagagggagaaagggggggaaaggcaggaggcggagaggaaggaaagagggtgAGGAGGGAGCAGCTGACCAGGGAAACATAGATGAGGTAGAGAGCGAAGGGGGTAAACAGAAAAGGCCCAGGCTCAACCGCGTACGACGCAGCGCTGAACCCAAAAAGCAGCCCGTTTTCCGTTGGACGAGGGTTAAACAAACCCACATCCCTAAAGGCTGGATCCACACCGAGAGCTCTGCCAACCCTGTTGCCCCCGACTATGATTATGCCCTTCTGGAGCTGAAACGACCCGTCAAACAAAAGCACATGGAGCTCGGGGTGGCGCCCTCTATGAAGCACCTGTCGCGGATCCACTTCTCAGGCTATGACACTGACAAAGGCCTGCTGGATGGGCATGGAGATGAGAAAGTAGTCTACCGCTTTTGTTCAGTGACAAAGGAGTCGGACGATCTGATGTACCAGCACTGTGATGCGCAGCAGGGCGCGACAGGTGCAGGTGTCTACATTCGTCTGAGACAAGAAATGGGAGGCGCAGGCAGAAAAGGGAAGTGGCAGAGGAAAGTGATTGGGGTATTCTCAGGGCATCggtgggtggaggtggaagGTGGTGAGCAGAGGGACTTTAATGTCGCAGTGAGGATCACACCGCCCAAATATGCCCAGATCTGCCACTGGATCCATGGAGATCCCAGTCTGTGTAAAGAGGCTTGA
- the LOC139918882 gene encoding leukotriene B4 receptor 1-like, with the protein MEQLNFTTNASNISSTLGHPLSASWHSRGPVPGVVLSLCFLLGVPGNIAVIVFLGRNRQQLSSLSCSLMLNLAVSDLLCLITLPLWIYALLYKWTLGLVACKVLTYLLYCSVCSSFLTVTALSIQRYLQVVYMQMQLDLAGQRGILVLLWMVGMILSMPELVVRQLVHDENWISCQAQYSSRAQHVAFLLTETLLGFVLFSIVVFAYIRLHKRVNGTAFFNNPRMTRLVTGIIVTFFLLWMPYHIVNVLEVAAILLRNEDLLKFCMENWRTVGALTFVNSCLDPLLYAFASRNVCTTCRNV; encoded by the coding sequence ATGGAACAACTGAACTTTACTACCAATGCTTCTAACATCTCCTCCACCCTGGGTCACCCACTGTCTGCCTCCTGGCACTCTCGTGGTCCGGTCCCTGGGGTGGTCCTGTCCCTCTGCTTCCTGCTGGGGGTTCCTGGTAACATAGCAGTGATCGTGTTCCTTGGACGAAATCGCCAGCAACTGTCCAGTCTGAGCTGCAGTTTGATGCTGAATTTGGCTGTGTCCGACCTCCTCTGCCTGATCACCCTGCCCCTATGGATCTATGCTCTGCTCTATAAATGGACTTTGGGCCTGGTGGCATGTAAAGTCCTGACGTATCTTTTGTACTGCAGTGTCTGCAGTAGCTTCCTGACTGTGACTGCGCTGAGCATCCAGCGCTACCTCCAGGTGGTTTATAtgcagatgcagctggacctagcagggcagagggggaTTCTGGTTCTGCTCTGGATGGTTGGGATGATCCTGTCCATGCCTGAATTGGTGGTTCGACAGCTGGTCCATGACGAGAACTGGATATCTTGTCAAGCGCAGTACTCTTCCCGTGCCCAACATGTTGCCTTTTTGCTGACAGAGACCCTGCTGGGATTTGTTCTTTTCTCTATCGTGGTATTTGCGTACATCCGCCTCCACAAGAGAGTGAATGGAACAGCTTTCTTTAATAACCCACGGATGACCAGACTGGTGACCGGCATAATCGTGACCTTTTTCCTTCTTTGGATGCCATATCACATAGTTAACGTTCTGGAAGTGGCGGCTATTTTGCTCAGGAATGAGGACCTGTTGAAGTTTTGTATGGAGAACTGGAGAACTGTTGGAGCGCTAACGTTTGTGAACAGCTGCCTGGATCCACTGCTTTATGCCTTTGCCTCTCGAAACGTGTGCACTACCTGCAGAAACGTCTAA
- the LOC139918313 gene encoding leukotriene B4 receptor 1-like has product MEQLNFTTNASNISSTLDDPLSASWDSSGLVPGVVLSLCFLLGVPGNIAVIVFLGRNRQQLSSLSRSLMLNLAVSDLLCLITLPLWIYALLYNWTLDLVACKVLAYLIYCSIYGSLLTVTALSIQRYLQVVYMQIWLGQAGQRGILVLLWVIVMILSIPALVVRQLVKDENWISCQAQYSSHAQHVALLLTETLLLFVLPFSIMVFAYIRLHKRVNGTAFFNNPRMTRLVTGIIVTFFLLWMPYHMFNVLAVAAILLRNEVLLKFCMEHQSTVGALTFVNSCLDPLLYAFASRKACTTCRNA; this is encoded by the coding sequence ATGGAACAACTGAACTTTACTACCAATGCTTCCAACATCTCCTCCACCCTGGATGATCCACTGTCTGCCTCCTGGGATTCTAGTGGTCTGGTCCCTGGGGTGGTCCTGTCCCTCTGCTTCCTGCTGGGGGTTCCTGGTAACATAGCAGTGATCGTGTTCCTCGGACGAAATCGCCAGCAACTGTCCAGTCTGAGCCGCAGTTTGATGCTGAATTTGGCTGTGTCCGACCTCCTCTGCCTGATCACCCTGCCCCTATGGATCTACGCTCTGCTCTACAACTGGACCTTGGACCTGGTGGCATGTAAGGTCCTGGCGTATCTTATATACTGCAGTATCTATGGTAGCCTGCTGACTGTGACTGCGCTGAGCATCCAGCGCTACCTCCAGGTGGTTTACATGCAGATATGGCTGGGCCAGGCAGGGCAGAGGGGGATTCTGGTTCTGCTCTGGGTCATTGTAATGATCCTGTCCATCCCTGCTTTGGTGGTTCGACAGCTGGTCAAGGACGAGAACTGGATATCTTGTCAAGCACAGTACTCTTCCCATGCCCAACATGTTGCCTTGTTGCTGACAGAGACCCTACTGTTATTTGTTCTTCCATTCTCTATCATGGTATTTGCGTACATCCGCCTCCACAAGAGAGTGAACGGAACAGCTTTCTTTAATAACCCACGGATGACCAGACTGGTGACTGGCATAATCGTGACCTTTTTCCTTCTTTGGATGCCATATCACATGTTTAATGTTCTGGCTGTGGCGGCTATTTTGCTCAGGAATGAGGTCCTGTTGAAGTTTTGTATGGAGCACCAGAGCACTGTTGGAGCGCTAACGTTTGTGAACAGCTGCCTGGATCCACTGCTTTATGCCTTTGCCTCTCGAAAGGCGTGCACTACCTGCAGAAATGCTTAA